ATCGCCATAGTCTTCTCCGTATTTGAAACTGCAATTTATTTCAGACATAAAATTATAGCCATTATACTGGATTTACCAGCTTGATTTAGTAACGCCTGGCAGCTGGCCCAGCGATGCGAGATTTCTAAAACAGATACGGCAAGTTCCGAATCTGCGCATATAAGCCCTGGGCCGACCACAAATCTGGCACCTGCTATATCCCCGAACCGAGAACTTAGGCTTTCTTTTTGCCTTTTCGATCATTGCTGTTTTAGCCAAAACATCCTCCTTTATGATTCAAGCCGGCAATGTTGCGCCAGCACCGCTCATTAATTTCGGAACGGCATTCCAAGAAGTTTCAAAAGCTCTTTTGCCTCTGCGTCCGTCTTTGCAGTCGTCACAACGGTAATATTGAAGCCTTTGATTTTTTCTATCTTATCGTAATCAATTTCAGGGAAAATTATATGTTCCCTTATACCTAATGTATAGTTGCCTCTACCGTCGAATCCCTTACCTGATACGCCCTTAAAATCACGTACACGGGGCAGAGATATATTAATAAGTCTGTATAGAAAATTATACATCCTATCTCTGCGGAGCGTGACAGAGCACCCGATAGGCATTCCTTCACGAAGCTTGAACGCCGCAATTGACTTTTTGGCTCTCGTAACAACTGGTTTCTGGCCAGCTATCAGCATGAGCTCATCAGCTGCTGCATCAATTATTTTGTTATTGTTTACCGCTTCTCCAAGGCCCATATTCAGAACAACTTTAGTGATCTTGGGCACTTCGTTGATATTCTTATATTTATAAGTATCAACAAGTTTTGGAATTATTTCTTCATCATATACTTTTTTTAGTTCTGACATGATCATCCTCCGGCAAACGCTCGAAAGCGGTCATTCTATCCGTCGATAAGTTCATTGCATTTACCGCACATCCGAACTTTCTTACCGTCATCGAGTATGCGCATTTTAGCTTTCATGGCAGACATGCAATGATTGCACATGAGCATCACATTGGAAAGATGAATCGGTGCCTCTTTATCAATTATTCCGCCTTGTCTGTTCTGAGCGTTTGGCTTAACGTGTCTTTTTACTATGTTTACATTCTCGACAATAACCCGGTTGTCCTTGCGGATAACACTGAGAACCTTGCCGATTTTACCATTGTCTTTACCGGCAATTATCTTGACTTTATCGTCTTTTTTGATGCAAGTTTTATAAGCTTCCATTGTTCATTTCTCCGCCGAATGAAATCTACAGCACTTCGGGCGCCAGAGACACAATTTTTGTAAAACGCTTTGCGCGGAGTTCCCTTGCCACAGGCCCGAAGATACGCGTGCCGATGGGCTCACGGTTTGCGTTTATAAGAACCGCCGAGTTGTCATCAAAGCGTATCACAGAACCATCAGGTCTCGACACAGAATGCTTTGTACGCACAACGACAGCTTTTGCCACATCGCCTTTCTTTACTTTTGAATTCGGCAAAGCTTCTTTCACGGAAACTACAATTATGTCGCCAACAGTTGCGTATCGTCTCTTGGTTCCACCGAGAACCTTAATGCAATACACTTCCTTGGCACCTGAATTATCTGCCACCGTCAGTCGGGTTTCTGTCTGTATCATTTCCGTATTCCTTATCTAAAAATCAAGCAGCCTTCTCAACGATCTGACTTACCCGCCATCTTTTAGTTTTGCTTAAAGGTCTGGACTCTATGATTACTACCTTGTCGCCTACCTGGCAAGAATTCTGCTCGTCATGCGCTGCGAATCTTTTATAGCGCTTGACAAACTTCTTGTAGAGAGGATGCTTTACCGTTCTTTCCACAAGGACGACGACAGATTTTTCCATCTTGTCGCTCACGACAGTACCGAGCAACTGCCTTTTCATCCCTCTTTCTTTCATATTGCCACCATAATCTTTAATTTTTGAGTTCGACTTCACGCATAATTGTATTTATGCGGGCTATATCGCGCTTAGCAGCTCCAAGCAATCTGTCATTCTCAAGCTGTCCGATACTTTTCTGAAATCTCAGTGTGAAGTGTTTCTCTTTCAGCTCGTTAACCTTGGCAGCCATTTCCTCTAAAGTAAGCTCTCTTATCTCTTTAGATTTCATTATATTTCTCCCCTTTCGACAAATCTCGTTTTGAGAGGGAGTTTATGCGACGCCAATCTAAAAGCTTCCATGGCCACTTCTTTTGAAACCCCTTCCATCTCGTAAAGGATTCTGCCGGGTTTTATTACTGCAACCCATGAATCATGAGGCCCTTTACCTTTACCCATACGAACTTCAGCTGGTTTTTTTGTTATGGGCTTGTCAGGGAAAATTCTGATCCACATTTTACCGCCACGTTTAGCAAATCTTGTCATTGCAATACGAGCAGCTTCAATCTGGCGTGAATTTATATATCCGCATTCAACCGCCTGCAGAGCGAACTCGCCAAAAGCGACTGTTGCACCTCTGGTAGCCTGCCCAGTCATACGACCACGCATCTGCTTGCGGAATTTTACCTTTTTAGGACTCAGCATTACTTCTTCTCCTTAATCCTAATTACCGGCGGCTGCAAGAGCTGGAGAATCTTTCTTGAGAACTTCACCATTGAAAACAAAAACCTTAATACCAATAAGACCGTATGTGGTTTTTGCCTCAGCGAATCCGTAGTCTATATCCGCTCTTAGTGTATGCAGAGGTACTCTTCCTTCTCTGTACCATTCGGTACGCGCCATTTCAGCACCGGCAAGTCGTCCTGAGCATATTATCTTAACGCCCTGTGCACCGAAACGCATTGCAGACGAAACGCCTCTCTTCATTGCACGCCTGAAAGCTGTTCTTTTCATAAGCTGCAATGCTACGTTTTCTGCAATTAGCTGTGCATCAGCTTCTGGCTTTCTGATTTCCTGAATATCAATCAGAACGTCCTGAGTAGTTAGCTTGCTTATTTCATCTTTAAGCTGGGCAATTTCAGTTCCCTTTTTACCAATGACTATACCTGGCCTGGCTGTAAAGATACGCAGCTTGATGCGCTTTGAAGAGCGTTCAATTTCTACTTTTGAAACGCCCGCATGGGATAGACGCTCTTTAACAAATTTCCTTATCCGAATATCCTCAAGGATATAATTCGAATAATTCTTCTTATCGGCGTACCAGCGGGAATCCCACGTTCTGATTACCCCTATTCTCAATCCAACAGGATTTACCTTCTGGCCCAAGCTTCGGTCCTCCTTTAAGCCATATCATCAGCAACAGTGATGGTAATGTGACTTGTGCGTTTAAGTATCCTTGCGCCTCTGCCGCGAGCTCTGGCCCGGAATCTTTTCAGCATTGGCCCCTGATCTACCACGATATTCTTAACAATCAGCGAATCAATATCGAGATTGTTATTATTCTCCGCATTGGCGATGGCAGAACGCAAAATCTTCTCAAGTAGAGTTGCAGCCTTCTGGGGCATGAACTTCAATGTATCAAGTCCGGCACCAACTGGCTTACCCTTAACTGTTCCAAGAACTTTGCGGACTTTCTGAGGAGAAATGCGCACATATCGAGCTACAGCTTTAACCTCCATATCCACACCTTTATTTCTTCAGTTTCGATTTCTTATCGGCTGCATGGCCGTAGTAGGTGCGCGTCGGAGCAAACTCACCGAGCTTATGACCCACCATATTTTCTGTCACAAAGACAGGGATGAATTTCTTTCCGTTATGCACTGCCATTGTGGCACCAACCATTTCAGGCAGTATGGTCGAACGTCTCGACCAAGTCTTTATTACTTTATTGCTTCTATTGTCATTTGCCGCTAGAACCTTTTGCATCAGCTTTTGGTCAACAAAAGGACCTTTCTTTAACGACCGAGGCATGTCTACTCCTGCTTGTGACTTCGCCGCAAGCGGCTCTCTTGTTAGTTGTTATTTAGTCCGACGCTTTACTATAAAACGATCAGTAGCCTTGTTATTTCTGGTCTTACTGCCCTTGGTAGGTTTACCCCAAGGAGAACAAGGATGACGGCCACCGGAAGATCTACCTTCACCACCACCCATAGGATGGTCAACCGGGTTCATAGCAACACCGCGTACGCTCGGACGTACCCCAAGCCAACGAGTTCTACCTGCTTTACCTATACTAATATTTTCATGGTCTTTATTGCCAAGCTGACCAATGGTTGCACGGCATTTAAGATTGACCATTCTTACTTCACTTGATGGCAACTTTACAAGAGCATATTCAGTTTCTTTTGCCATAAGCTGGGCATAAGCTCCAGCACTACGAACAATCTGACCGCCCTTACCGCTCTTAAGTTCAATATTATGTATCAAAGTACCTAAAGGTATCTTTTCAAGAGGCAGCGTATTACCAAGTTTAATATCTACTGAAGGACCTGATTCAACAACATCACCAACCTTCAAGGCAAATGGAGCAAGTATATAACGCTTTTCACCATCTGCATAATTCAGAAGGGCAATACGCGCTGAACGATTTGGATCATACTCTATTGTGGCAACTTTTGCTGGAACTCCGTCTTTATCACGTTTAAAATCGATGATTCTATAGTGACGACGGTTTCCGCCTCCCTTGTGACGGCAGGTAATTCTACCATTTACATTTCTTCCGCCGGTTTTCTTCAATGTGCTGAGGAGACTTTTTTCCGGCTGATCAGTCGTAATATCATCAAAAGCCGAATATTCCTGAAAACGCCGGCCTGGCGATGTCGCCTTTACTCTCTTAATAGCCATAGTTTACTCCCAGTTTAAACACCCTCAAAAATATCTATTCGCTCACCCGGCATGAGCGTCACGACAGCTTTTTTCCAGTCTCTTCGCTTACCAAGTATTCGGCCTCTCTGTTTGCGCTTACCCTTTACCTGGATAGTGCGTACATCCTTGACCTTTACCTTGAAAATCTGCTCAACGCTCTTTTTGATCACAATCCGGTTGGCTCCACAATCAACTTCAAAACTTACCTGATTAAAATCTTCCTTCAGGATATTTGTTTTTTCAGTGTTGAGTGGTCTCTTTATAATGTCATAAGCATTCATTCGGAAAGCCTCCCTTCTATACCTGAAACCGAAGGCTCAAGAAGCAATAGGCTCTGGTATTTAAGAACATCATAAACGTTAAGGCCTTCAGTCCTCATAACCTTGACGCTGGCAACATTGCGTGATGAAAGCTCGAGATTCTCATTTTCACCTGAAGTTACTATAAGCACATTTTCAAGCTTCAGTGCATTCATTACATCCAGAAACTTCTTGGTCTTGGGAGTATCAAAATCCATGCTGTTCAGAACAATAAGTTCCTTGTCCTGAAATTTGCTGCTTAGAGCCATTTTCAGTGCAAGACGGCGAACCTTCTTTGGAACACTGTAAGCATAAGACTTTGGTTTAGGACCAAAAACAACACCACCGCCACGCATAACCGGCGACTTTATATCGCCACGTCTTGCCCTGCCAGTTCCCTTCTGGCGGTAAAGCTTGCGGGTGCTGCCTTTAACATCCGAACGCCTTTTTACTGAGGCCGTACCTGCACGTCTGCATGCAAGCTGCATCTTAACCACTTCGTGAAGAACCTCGGACTTGACTTCAATGTTGAAAATGCTGTCCGAAAGATCAATCTGAGAGACCTTATCCCCAGCCATATTCTGAACATCAACGACAGCCATACTAACCCTCGTAAAAATAATTAACGGGCCAAAAACCCGAAAATATTAGTTAACCTTTTTTATTTCAACTATACCCATATTATGGCCAGGAACTGCTCCCTTAACCAGGATAACGTTGTATTCAGGACGGATATCCATAACTACAAGATTTTTAACAGTAGTACGGTCAACTCCAAAACGACCAGGCATTTTCTTGCCCTTGATTACCTTACCAGGCCAGGTTGCACAACCAATTGAACCTGGTTCTCTAACATTACGGCAACCGTGGGTTTCTGGACCTCTTGTGAATCCATGCCTTTTGATTGTACCTGAAAAGCCCCTGCCCTTGCTCAAGCCACTAACAACCAATTTTTCACCAACGGCAAAAATATCGGCTGTCAGAGCCTGCCCAAGTTTGTAATCCGCAGGATTATCGATACGGAATTCCTTGAGAGCTGAATAAAAAGTTCCACCGCTTTTCTCAAAATGGCCCTGAAGAGGTTTGGTTGTTTTTTTTGCTTTCTTTTCACCAAAACCTATCTGAATAGCTTCATAACCATCTTTTTCATTTGTCTTTATCTGGGTTACTACGCAGGGGCCTACCTCAAGGACGGTTACAGGAACCAACCTTCCATCTGAGGTAAACAGACTGGTCATACCCAGTTTTTTGCCAATCATACCTTTACTCATGGCGCCTAAATCCTCACCTACAGTTTGATCTCAACATCAACACCGGGAGACAGGTCTAGCTTCATCAGAGCATCTACTGTCTGCTGATTTGGCTCAATTATATCAATCAGTCGCTTATGCGTTCTGATTTCAAACTGCTCCCTTGACTTTTTGTCTATATGCGGCGAGCGCAGTACACAAAACTTATTAATTCTAGTTGGCAAGGGTATTGGACCAACTATTTTAGCCCCCGCCTTTTTTGCCGTATCCACAATATCCAGAGCAGCCTGGTCCAGGAGCTTGTGGTCATAAGCCCGGAGTCTTATTCTAATTTTGGTGTTCATCATAGCCTAAAACCCAAATTGCTAACGTTATTATGATTAAAACCACATCCGTCAGGCAGCCTTATAGAGCTGCGGATTGATGAAAGCCGTACAATCCGGTCCGCTCATACCTGCAGAACCTCAATACTTTTCAGCACAAGAGGGCCCTGACGGATGGATCACCAACCGCCAATGCCCTTCACGGCTATTCAATTCCGACATGCGTTAAAAGACTGCCGGATAAATTAACTACCAGCGGTAATGAGCGAATGCCTTGTTAGCTTCGGCCATCTTATGGGTGTCCTCACGCTTTTTAACCGCTGATCCACGGTTATTATACGCATCAAGGAATTCTCCCGCCAGCTTGTTAGCCATACTCTTCTCACCACGCTTTTGTGAATACGTGATAATCCAACGAATAGCAAGCGCTGTTCTTCTGTTCGGACGAACTTCAGTTGGCACCTGATATGTTGAACCACCGACTCTGCGCGATTTAACTTCAACATGTGGGCGAACGTTTTCCATAGCCTTTTCAAAGACCTGAAGCGGAGACTCACCGGTTTTCTGGTTAAGTATTTCCAATGCGCCGTACACAATCGACTCTGCGACACTTTTTTTCCCGTCATTCATTATACAGCTGACAAACTTTGAAACAAGCCTGCTGTTGTATCTTGAATCAGGAACAACTTCTCTTTTTGGAACTTCTCTACGTCTTGGCATAATTCACACCATCTCTAAGCATAAGCAGTATTACTTGGGTTTTTTCGCGCCGTATTTAGACCTGCTTTTCCTGCGATCTGCAACACCCAAAGTATCCAAAGCACCACGTACAATTGTATAACGAACACCTGGTAAGTCCTTTACACGACCACCGCGCACGAGCACAACTGAGTGTTCCTGAAGATTGTGACCAATACCAGGAATATATGCAGTCACTTCCATTCCTGTGGTCAATCTGACTCTCGCTACTTTACGTAACGCTGAGTTTGGTTTTTTAGGCGTCGTAGTATAAACGCGAGTACATACTCCACGTTTTTGAGGGCCGCCTTTGAGAGCCGGAGTATTAATCTTAGTCTCGGCTCTCTTTCTACCCTTGCGAACCAACTGGTTAATGGTAGGCATCTTAAGCTCCTTCTAGTAACACCTTTGCGATACCACAATTCGGCAAATGTTTGACCATATATATATTTAGTGATGTTGTCAATAAAGTTATTAAAGCCTAATAATCATTAGCCTCATCAACAACTTCAACCTCTGTACCGTAATAACCAGGAAAGCCAGTGCCTGCAGGAATAAGACGACCCATGATAACATTTTCCTTAAGCCCTTTAAGGTAGTCGGTCTTACCCTTAATCGACGATTCTGTCAAAACCTTTGTTGTTTCCTGGAAAGAAGCAGCAGAAATAAAGCTGTCAGTAGAAAGCGAAGCCTTGGTAATACCCAGGATCAGAGGCTCGCCGTAGGCAGGAGTTCCGCCCTTGTTTATTATCTCCTGATTTATCTCTGCAAATCTTGCACGGTCAATTTGTTCATCAGTAATGAAATCAGTATCACCAGGATCATGGATTTTTACGCGTCTCATCATCTGACGGACAATTACTTCAATATGCTTGTCGTTAATCTTAACTCCCTGAAGTCGGTAAACTTCCTGAACTTCATTAACAAGGTAAGTGGCCAAGGCAACCTCACCCTTGATATTAAGAAGATCCTGAGGGTTTACAGATCCGCCGATGATCTGCTCACCTGCACGGACGTAATCACCATCATAAACATTAATATGTTTACCACGGGGAATCTGGTATTCCTTTTTCTCACCGACATCAACAGGACTAACAACCACTCTCTGCTTTCCTTTAGTACCCTTGGATATTGAAATATATCCGTCGATTTCTGAAAGGATAGCAGTTTCCTTAGGCTTTCTTACTTCAAAAAGTTCAGCAACTCGAGGAAGACCGCCGGTAATATCCTTGGTCTTCATTGTCGCCCTTGGAAGCTTTGCAATAACGTCACCGGCTTTTACAGTGTCATGTTCATCAACAAGAAGAATTGCTCCGACCGGAAGTGTATACCGACCAATGGTTGTTCCGTCAGTCTCGTCCTTAATTGAAATTCGTGGGCGAACATCAGCTGTAAGTTTCGATTCAACAATGGTTCTACTTGACTTTCCGGTTACAGAGTCGAGTTTTTCCATCATTGTCTTACCTGCAACAATGTCTCCGTATTTTGCAGAACCTGATACTTCGGCTATGATCGGTGTGGTGAAAGGGTCCCAGCTCGCAATAAAATCTCCTGCTTTTACCCTCTGGCCATCCGCGACCTTTAACTGAGCTCCGTAAATAACAGTAAAGCGTTCGAGCTCACGGCCGGTTTCACTCACTATTGTGAGCTCACCACCGCGCCTGTTCATAACGATCTGTTCTTTATGAGCATTTTCGATAATCTTTGCGTCGAGAAACTTGACAGTTCCATCAACACGGGACTTTACATCGGCCTGCTCGACCTTACCGCTGGCAGTACCACCTATATGGAAAGTACGCATCGTAAGCTGGGTACCAGGTTCGCCGATGGATTGAGCAGCAAGTATACCAACTGCCTGACCAATCTCGACAATCTTTCCATGCGCGAGATCTCGTCCATAGCACTTTGCACAGACACCGTTTTTGGCATTACATGTCAGTACTGATCTGATTTTTACAGTTGTTATTCCGGCATCTTCAATTGACTTGTAATTTTTTTCATCAATCTGTGTTCCGGCCGCGACAATAACCTCGTCAGTGAATGGATCCAGAATGTCTTCAAGCGGGAAGCGTCCTAAAATTCTTTCACCGAGACGCTGAATAATTTCACCGCCTTCGGTCAGTGCTTCAACTTCGATGCCCATGGTTGTTCCACAGTCAATTTCCATGACAGTACAATCCTGGGCAACGTCAGCAAGTCTACGAGTAAGATAACCGGAGTTTGCTGTTTTAAGAGCGGTATCCGCAAGACCTTTTCGGGCACCATGAGTAGATACGAAATACTGTAAAACCGTTAAGCCTTCACGGAAATTTGCGGTGATCGGAGTCTCGATGATCTCGCCCGAAGGCTTGGCCATAAGTCCGCGCATACCAGCTAGCTGGCGCATCTGGTCCTTACTACCTCTCGCGCCTGAGTCAGCCATCATGAATATGGCGTTGAGCCTTGCATTGGCAGGATCAGTAACCTCCCCTGAAATGACAGGAGGCTTTTTCATCGACTCCATCATGGCGTTGGCAATATCATCTGTCGATTTTGCCCAAATATCCACAACCTTATTGTATTTTTCACCTTGGGTAATCAAACCTTCTGTGTACTGTCTGCTTATTTCAGCTACTTTGCCTTCTGACTGACGGATTATTTCCCATTTATTTGCAGGGATGATCATGTCCTTGATGGCAATTGAAAGGCCACCAAGGGTTGATTCTGTATACCCGAGGTCTTTAAGCCTGTCTGCAAGTATAACAGTATTTTTTGCGCCTATGTTTCTGTAGGCATAGTCGACAAGATCTCTGAGCGCGCCTTTGTCCATGACCTTATTGATCATCTTGAAAGGGATATTGCTTTCGCGCCCTGTTATTTCAAAAATATAGGCAAAATCACGGCCATTTACCACAGGGGAATAATGTCCATTTTGAACTGATGGTATCTTCCTTAATGCGTCCTGGGTAAGATTGAAAAAGCTTTCAAGCTCATCTATACAGAGAGATCCATTTCTATCACTGGTGAGTCCTCTTCCTGATCCTGCATATTTAGATGCAATATCCTGGATGGCGGCGCCTGCTTGCAGTTCCTCATAAGCAGCGGCCATTTCTTCTCTGTTTCCTGATATGATATGTCCGATTGAATATATTTCTTCAATTGGCATTACTTCCCAGAAGAGAATTCTTCCAACTGTTGTCTCGACTCGTTTGCCTGCCATGCGAACTGTAATTTTTGCATGTCTGCTAACAGCGCCTGCGTCAAAAGCCGAGCGGACCTCGTCAGTACTTGAAAATACCTTTCCTTCGCCTTGTGCGCCTTTAATACTCTGGGTCAGATAGTACAATCCAAGTACTATATCCTGGGTTGGCACGATAACTGGGCTGCCGTTCGCAGGAGACAGAGTATTGTTACTTGCAAGCATCAAAACCCTTGCTTCTATCTGCGCCTCAACTGAAAGCGGAAGGTGAACTGCCATCTGGTCACCGTCAAAGTCGGCGTTAAAAGCCGTACAGACCAGAGGGTGAAGCTGAATAGCCTTTCCTTCTATAAGAACTGGCTCAAAAGACTGTATACCAAGTCTGTGAAGAGTTGGTGCTCGATTCAGAAGCACGGGATATTCACGTACAACTTCATCAAGGGTATCCCAAACTTCCGGAGTCTCCTTCTCAACCATCTTTTTTGCGCTCTTGACAGTTGAAACCAGACCTTTCTGCTCAAGATGATGATAGACAAATGGTTTGAATAGCTCCAAAGCCATTTTCTTGGGCAAGCCACACTGATGAAGTCTCAGTTTAGGACCAACAACAATAACGGTACGACCTGAATAGTCGACGCGCTTTCCAAGAAGGTTCTGACGGAAACGACCCTGCTTGCCTTTAAGAGTATCACTCAATGATTTGAGCGGACGTTTATTGGTTCCGGTTACAACCCTGCCATGTCGACCATTATCGAAAAGAACGTCGACAGCTTCCTGAAGCATTCTTTTTTCATTTCTGACGATGATATCCGGTGCACGCAGTTCCATAAGTCTTTTCAGACGGTTATTTCTGTTTATAACCCTGCGGTAAAGATCATTAAGATCCGATGTTGCAAAGCGACCGCCTTCAAGCGGTACAAGAGGTCTTAGATCCGGAGGAAGTACAGGGATACATTCCATTATCATCCAGGCAGGACTGATTCCTGAAGTACGGAACGCATCCAATATTCTGAGACGCTTAGCCAGTTTCTGTTTTTTAGCCACAGAAGTTGTATTATGAAGTTCTTCTCTAAGCTCTATATAAAGAGTCTCGAGATCAAGCTCTTCAAGAAGTTTTTTTACAGCTTCGGCACCAATTCCTGCATCAAATTTTGTACCATAAAGGTCAAGAGCTTCACGATACTTGTCTTCTGTAAGAAGCTGGTATTTTGTGAGCCCTGTTTCCTTTGGGTCAAGAACTATATAACAGTCAAAATAAAGAACCTTTTCCATGCTCTTCAATGTTAGGTCGAGCAGGTTTCCAATTTTACTCGGAAGACTCTTCAAAAACCATATATGAGCAACAGGGGTAGCCAGCTCAATATGAGCCATGCGATCCCTTCTGACTTTGGACTGAATAACCTCGACACCGCATTTTTCACATACTACACCGCGGTGTTTCATTCTTTTATATTTACCGCAATTACATTCATAGTCTTTGGTCGGGCCAAAGATCTTGGCACAGAACAGACCGTCGCGTTCCGGCTTGAAAGTTCGATAATTAATGGTTTCCGGTTTTGTTATCTCACCGAACGACCATTCCCTTATCTTCTCAGGAGAAGCCAGAGATAACTTGACACCAGTATAGGTTCTTGGGTCAACGGGCTTGGCGAAGAAGTCATAAATAGTATCCAAGACAATCTCCTTATACTTTGCCTTCAATCAAATTTATATCAAGTCCAAGGGCCTGCAATTCCTTGATCAAAACACGGAATGATTCCGGGAGACCTGGCTCCAGAACGTTCTGACCCTTGACTATTTTTTCATACATACGAGTACGACCAGCCATATCATCCGATTTTACAGTGATGAACTCCTGCAATGCATGAGCCGAGCCATATGCTTCCATGGCCCAGACTTCCATTTCACCGAGTCTCTGACCGCCGAACTGGGCCTTACCGCCAAGAGGCTGTTGTGTAACAAGCGAATATGGACCAATTGATCTTGCATGGAGTTTATCATCGACAAGATGATGAAGCTTAAGAATATACATGGTACCAACTGTGATTGGGCCGTCAAAACGATCACCTGTTCTTCCGTCATAAAGCACGGCCTGGCCGGTTGTACTGACACCAGCCTCTGTGAGGAGGTCCTTGATCTTCTCCTCGCTTGCACCGTCAAATACAGGAGTGGCTGTACACACACCGTTTTTGTAAAGCTTGGAAAACTGAACGAGCTCACTTTCTGTCAAGGCATCTATCTCAGCATCAACATTCTGCTCAGGGAATATACGCTTGTATTTTTCCCTCAGCTCCTGATATTTCTTCTCCTCGACCATGGCATTAATCTGGTCACCCAGACATTTTGCGGCGCGACCGAGGTGAATTTCGAGTATCTGGCCGACGTTCATACGAGAAGGAACGCCAAGCGGATTCAGAACCATGTCCACCGTGGTTCCATCTTCAAAATATGGAAGATCTTCCACTGGCAATATGCGAGAAACAACACCCTTGTTCCCGTGGC
Above is a genomic segment from Desulforegula conservatrix Mb1Pa containing:
- the rpsG gene encoding 30S ribosomal protein S7, whose amino-acid sequence is MPRRREVPKREVVPDSRYNSRLVSKFVSCIMNDGKKSVAESIVYGALEILNQKTGESPLQVFEKAMENVRPHVEVKSRRVGGSTYQVPTEVRPNRRTALAIRWIITYSQKRGEKSMANKLAGEFLDAYNNRGSAVKKREDTHKMAEANKAFAHYRW
- the rpsL gene encoding 30S ribosomal protein S12, with translation MPTINQLVRKGRKRAETKINTPALKGGPQKRGVCTRVYTTTPKKPNSALRKVARVRLTTGMEVTAYIPGIGHNLQEHSVVLVRGGRVKDLPGVRYTIVRGALDTLGVADRRKSRSKYGAKKPK
- the rpoC gene encoding DNA-directed RNA polymerase subunit beta', giving the protein MDTIYDFFAKPVDPRTYTGVKLSLASPEKIREWSFGEITKPETINYRTFKPERDGLFCAKIFGPTKDYECNCGKYKRMKHRGVVCEKCGVEVIQSKVRRDRMAHIELATPVAHIWFLKSLPSKIGNLLDLTLKSMEKVLYFDCYIVLDPKETGLTKYQLLTEDKYREALDLYGTKFDAGIGAEAVKKLLEELDLETLYIELREELHNTTSVAKKQKLAKRLRILDAFRTSGISPAWMIMECIPVLPPDLRPLVPLEGGRFATSDLNDLYRRVINRNNRLKRLMELRAPDIIVRNEKRMLQEAVDVLFDNGRHGRVVTGTNKRPLKSLSDTLKGKQGRFRQNLLGKRVDYSGRTVIVVGPKLRLHQCGLPKKMALELFKPFVYHHLEQKGLVSTVKSAKKMVEKETPEVWDTLDEVVREYPVLLNRAPTLHRLGIQSFEPVLIEGKAIQLHPLVCTAFNADFDGDQMAVHLPLSVEAQIEARVLMLASNNTLSPANGSPVIVPTQDIVLGLYYLTQSIKGAQGEGKVFSSTDEVRSAFDAGAVSRHAKITVRMAGKRVETTVGRILFWEVMPIEEIYSIGHIISGNREEMAAAYEELQAGAAIQDIASKYAGSGRGLTSDRNGSLCIDELESFFNLTQDALRKIPSVQNGHYSPVVNGRDFAYIFEITGRESNIPFKMINKVMDKGALRDLVDYAYRNIGAKNTVILADRLKDLGYTESTLGGLSIAIKDMIIPANKWEIIRQSEGKVAEISRQYTEGLITQGEKYNKVVDIWAKSTDDIANAMMESMKKPPVISGEVTDPANARLNAIFMMADSGARGSKDQMRQLAGMRGLMAKPSGEIIETPITANFREGLTVLQYFVSTHGARKGLADTALKTANSGYLTRRLADVAQDCTVMEIDCGTTMGIEVEALTEGGEIIQRLGERILGRFPLEDILDPFTDEVIVAAGTQIDEKNYKSIEDAGITTVKIRSVLTCNAKNGVCAKCYGRDLAHGKIVEIGQAVGILAAQSIGEPGTQLTMRTFHIGGTASGKVEQADVKSRVDGTVKFLDAKIIENAHKEQIVMNRRGGELTIVSETGRELERFTVIYGAQLKVADGQRVKAGDFIASWDPFTTPIIAEVSGSAKYGDIVAGKTMMEKLDSVTGKSSRTIVESKLTADVRPRISIKDETDGTTIGRYTLPVGAILLVDEHDTVKAGDVIAKLPRATMKTKDITGGLPRVAELFEVRKPKETAILSEIDGYISISKGTKGKQRVVVSPVDVGEKKEYQIPRGKHINVYDGDYVRAGEQIIGGSVNPQDLLNIKGEVALATYLVNEVQEVYRLQGVKINDKHIEVIVRQMMRRVKIHDPGDTDFITDEQIDRARFAEINQEIINKGGTPAYGEPLILGITKASLSTDSFISAASFQETTKVLTESSIKGKTDYLKGLKENVIMGRLIPAGTGFPGYYGTEVEVVDEANDY